TGGGACAGAAAAATTGAACAGATCAAACTTTCCAAAAAGTAGTAACCACTTTGTTAAATATTCAAGTGTGACAATACACAAACATGAAACAGAAATTCTATAACACACGTAATCATTAGTGATGTCTTGAAGCTATCATCCAGTATTGATGCTCagtccaaaaaaataaacttgtACGAATACATAGAGTTGCAAGTTGCAACCACCCAACTCCAAGGTTTACTAAAACTCTCCAACTTCCAATTTTCCATGAAATATAAACTCACCAATTTacgataaatttttttttttttttgataggttaCCATTTTAcgataaaaataaacacacatGAAGACAATTTAACAGCTATACACccagaaagagagaggagacaTTCAAAATGTCTCTATACCTAACTCATTCTTCATATGCAGCCATAAACATCAACTCTATGACCGAGGCTCAAAGATTCAAATAGTTTGAATTCGCTGATACAAATCCTTCGTTTTGTGCATGTCGATAATTGTTTGACTTGTGAAGGCAACAAAGAACTCAACTGCCAGGAAAAGAATGATGGATGCCAAATGCGTACAAAGTATCTTAGCACTCATAAGTTTAAGATACCTTTGGTCTATGTATAAGGGTCTTCTGATTATGATTTCCTCAGTAATTTAATCTAATTCTCtgattaggaagaaaaaaaaaaggatctcTCTCAACATTTTCCCCTCTAACCACCCTCGTCCTTTACCATTACTTCTTCTATCCTACTTTGTTAGGTTTCCATCTGCATACACTAAACACCTATGCACCCCTCAAGTCCACAAAAATTTCATCTTGCCCTCAAAGTAtgcaaaacccaaaaccacAGAGGAAAAGACTCCTAGTTGAAAAAAGTGTTATTAACCAACACCATCTCTTTATAGCTCATAAAAATGCTAATCTACCAAGATACAAGATCTTCCTTTTTTCACATACAAGCTTGGGGCTCTAAGCATTTCATGCAATGTCCTTAGCTTAAAAAATCTAATCCGAAGCTGCAAGGTGATGACACTCAAAAGAGCATGATACCACTTAAACCAGATTCATAGTAAATATTCTATTGTTGCAACAATATGTGACTTTCTCTAAGGAATTCACAATGGAACTACGAACACAAAGAAACATTCTCAAAAGTGGATTCGACCCTAAATGCAATGGTCCAACTGCACATGAAATGTTTCAAGATTGATGAAAAAACAAGCACTATGAACTTAGAAAGCCAATAATGAAAGGAGAAAACAAGGTAGCAAAAATACAGGACCAAAGAAAACTAACACGGTTCAGTGGATCCCAACACCATCTGGAGGCTTAAGGATAATTTTCCACAAATACCACTATCTAATGCAACCCAGTTGTTGCCCCTTAGAAATCTATATGGATCAAAAGTTCAAATCCGTCAAAATGAAAAGTAGCGTGACCAGCTATTATTGACACAAAAGTAGGCTAAGAGAAATAGGTATTCAAGCCCTACAAatcaagaaagaagaaatcaattCAAGACTTCTTTGTCTTGAGCTCAAACCCAACTTATGTCAAGTTAGCCAATCAAATGCATTCTGGGGTTAGGAAAAGCAACCGTGTACAGTAAAGTAACTTTTCCTTTCAACATAAACTCTCTATTCCTCAGAAAGTTCTTTCTTCCCCCATAATCTCGGATAGTAGTCTCCTTAGGGCCTGAAAATGACGTAAATTCCCCGAAATATGCAAACTTCACTTCGTTGTTTCTGCTTTCTCTTGAATGTACAATTAACTTAGCCACATTTAATATATGGTTCATATTCCCCAAATTACTTGTACTAAACTGCAAAGGCTAATCTTCTATAATTCCATTCCCCCTCACTACATACAGCTGGTTTCAGAATTTGCGCATCGCctcaacacatttcatcatctTATCAAGAACCATATGTGGGGTTtacttcaaaaatcaaatacaagATCACAAACCCTAGCTAACAATCCTGGCCACAACGCAGGCAGTggccaaaaataagaaaaaaaacaccctATACGCAAATAGTAAGTTCCATAACCCAATTGTTTCATAATAAAGAATTATGACATTGCAAACCCTATCCAGCTGTTTGGGCCCTCATAAAACACATGGAAAAGGAAATAACGATTACACAATGAAGTAAAGCCTTCATTTTCCTCATCTACGACACATTAAAGATGCATTATAGGTTCttgattttctctcattttctcacCAACCAAGCAGAAAAAAGGAAGCCCAACGAGAGCGAGAGAAAGTACCGTCTTTGAGAGGGGTCAAGCACTCGTAGGAGATCTCGAACTGAAAGGGGGTGAGAAACGAAGCCGGATTGTCGAGGACGGTGACGTTGGTGATATTCACAGCACTCATTGTTGTTGTTGGTCAGCGTGCGACTCGACGGAAACCCTAGCTTCCACAACCTTCATCGGAATTCAAAATTAACTAAACAAACATAAAGCTGGAGCAACTATCCccataaaaaattacatttaattatgattttggagccctttttttttatagcttttttaactttcaaaagtttaattaaattttgagggGCTACCGGGGAATGTACGGATGATTACCGGCGATAGCCAGTTGAGACTCTGAGAGATTAGGCGGGAGTTTGGAGGGTACGAAACTCGGACGGTTCTCTGTGCTGGGGGCGGGAAGGAGGAGCTTTCAGATTTAGGGCTGACTCTGAGGGAACGTAAATTCAAGTTCTGAATAAATGTTTGTGAGAGCACGTGACCACAGGAAGCGAAGCGATCTTGCCCTTCTGTTTTTTACTTTCTTccttctttgatttttgtttttaatcttttttttctcctgttAGATTACTCTCGTACGGCTCTAtacctaaataattaaaatactcaccaaattattgaaatattgGGTGCAATTTTGATGAGcatatgtgaaaaaaataggGAGTNNNNNNNNNNNNNNNNNNNNTAtacctaaataattaaaatactcaccaaattattgaaatattgGGTGCAATTTTGATGAGCACATGTGAAAAAAATAGGGagtattctctctctctcttcttcttctttttcaacctCCGACCTCCAGCCAAGCGTCTCACCACCGAAACTCCGGCGCCGCTTCCAGCTCCGTCGCCCGCTTCTCCGCCGACCTCCGACCTTCAGCCAACTCATCGGTTACTTGCTTCGgtaccactctctctctctctctctctccctctctctgtaGAATATAGAATTCACAGACCCCAGGTTTTTTATCGCTGATCTGCAGTTCAGCTACACCGGTAACAAGTTTTGTATGGAAAATTTCAGTTGATTTTTCAGCTGGGTATTCTTTTTCTGCTTCAaatattcgtttttttttttatttatttttttttttttattctcttataTATACATTTTGTGTAGCTATGAATCCGGTTCCATTCCAATCCGCGGCACCACAGCTGTGGTTTCCGATGTTACCGCCTAACCCGCCAATGTCGCGAGCCTTTTGGGAGACTCAAAATGTGAAGGATCGGCTTAGAGAGCTACAAGATACTCTTGATCTTGCACAAGCAATGTATGTCCCAATCCCAATTGCATACTACTTTATTTCACTGTCAAATCGTTTATGTGCCCATTTGGTAGCATTCTGTGTTCgttttgtttgttattatcATGCCCACATTGCACGCAACTGAAACGAGTTGTGTTAATTGAATCAATATCCTTGATAGGGAGAAAGAGTTAGAGATGTTGTCAATGATCAAAGATGGTAAAGGGTGTATGGAAGATGAAGGCTATTGGTCCAATGGCATTTCGGTTCATGggttcaaaaaaattttggaagatAAGGGGGTTAGTATGGAATCCCAAGAGTCGTGTTCTGTGGTTGCGGCGAATACATTGATGGCAAAATTAAGAGCTCTGCTTGAACCATTTAGGGTGATCATGGATGAAAGGACTCCATGGGAAGAAAGGTCTGCCGCTGTTAGATTGTCAGATAAAATTGGGAAGTATAAACGAAATAAActttggaggaaaagaaagaggaagcgCATTGCAGAAATGCGCTCAAAGGTGGTGTCCTTTCTGCCTCTCTTTTGGTTTTTGGGCTTATGTTGGACGGATGCttagtttgtttcttttcttttattgttttgacAATTAGGAGCGTGAACTATTTGAACAAGCCGATCAAGAAGCTGATGAATGGAGGGCTAGGGAGATTGCTAATGATATTGCAAAGCGCAAGGTATTGGATACTTACATGTTAGGCTGCACTTTTCAACCAGTATTTGTTTGTGTTAGTCTATGGAAATGTACTGCTAATCAATTTAGTTTAGCAGCCAATATAAAATCCTTTTTTCTGAAGAGTCTTTAGTTCAAAtctttgagtaatgttatttgtttttgacaGTTTCTgtggttttgaaaaatatttcatccATTTTGGAAGCAAACTAAGATTCTGTTTCGCATATGGAACCAAGGAGGAGCCAATTTTAGACCATAGAGAGTTAAGTGACTAATTGTTATGGAGTGCAGGTTGGGTGGCTATAAAGGACATCAATAAAGAGAGTCAAATTAGATACTTTTCATGCTTAACACAAAATGTTGTCTCTAAAGTTTTAGAAAACTAGAATAGTGTGGCAACTTTTGTGTTGCTAAACCCATATGATGACATGAGGTACCACGAATAATGTGGATTTGTTAGCAAGAATAGCAGCTCTCTTAAACTCCCTCTTTTCTTATCAAAACTATTTGTACTTCTATTCATTAAACAAATTCATTCTTGTTAGAATTTCAAGCTATGCTCATTGTATGGCCAGTCTCAAGTAAATATAGCACTTGTAATCTTGTATGGATACTGTTAAATCACCAACTGtcccaaaattttaagctactagaaaattgtgaatttaatcgtttaattaatattataatcgTTACATCATCTGTTTCCTgttagttatttaataaatgagcAGATTAAAGGTTAAAGCACAGGATTTTTAGTGGTGAACATCAACAATTATCTATATTTCTTCACATATTGtcctttttaaatttatgtattttttatttttatttatcttgacacaattgtaaaaaatttgtttaactAGGTTGTCTGGTCCTCTATTTTGACCCGGAACACTGACATGATCAcaattgtttcctttttttgggctttcatTCATTGTGTTGATGACCAGTTGTCTTTGCAGTTTGTAGGCTTAATATTTTTTCTCAGTGACTGAGGCATGTGACTTTGCAGGTAGAGAAGATGAAAGAAGTTGCAAATATTAAAgcaagagaggagagaaagagactAGAATTGGAGGTGAGCGTTGGTTGTACATGCCACATAAATGTGTTATGTAGAAACTTCGTTTGTTAAGATGTCGTTCGGTACCGAGTATCCAGTGCATGTGGACCATAGTTAAAAGTTCCCCATATGATATGCCTGAAAATGAAATATCTACTAATAccctttttccccttttccttctttcttcttcttcttcctctttttttttttttttttcctgtttaaGATAACTTCATCCTTCTACCTCATATGAATTCTATTCCCACATTCTGCTTTTCCTGGGTTCAAGCCTATGATCATATTTTTCTGTCTTGAGCAACATTATCATTGGCTTTCCTCTTACCGCTTCTTACATACCCATGCAGTAGTTAGTCTTTGCCGCACATAAAAAGCACACTTTCATCTAGAATGTTCAGATATTTTTGCCTTGTTTGGCAagctttttcaaaatatttttcgcTTACACACTCACCTTTTCAGAAGTAGAGGTCAGCcttgttacttataaaaaaaattaaaaaacaaagtggAGTTGTCCCTTCACCAGAGGTGGGTCTCCCCTCCACAACCACGGTGGGCAGCAGTGGTGGAACTCCACTTCCTATCCTCATTCTGTCTTTTCGCCACATGTTTTCTCCAACTGATTTGATTTGTCTCTTTCCCAATCCATATATTGATATGAGATCATTTGATGGTGAGATactatttttcatgttttctacCAGTGCCATTATCATGCTCTGGGGAAAGAAAATGCGCATTGTGTGGAACTTTTTTTCATGTGGAAGACCTTGCTTGGATAGCAATGATCTGATGTAATTCAAAGGGTACTACCATTTATCTCTCTGCCTGACACAATGTTTTATATTTCAGCTTGAGCAGGTATTAATCGTGGAGAAATTGCAAGAGTTGCGTTCCATTAGGatccaaaaattgaagaaacaaGGTCTGCTTTCCAATGGTTC
This window of the Corylus avellana chromosome ca5, CavTom2PMs-1.0 genome carries:
- the LOC132180568 gene encoding U11/U12 small nuclear ribonucleoprotein 59 kDa protein-like is translated as MNPVPFQSAAPQLWFPMLPPNPPMSRAFWETQNVKDRLRELQDTLDLAQAMEKELEMLSMIKDGKGCMEDEGYWSNGISVHGFKKILEDKGVSMESQESCSVVAANTLMAKLRALLEPFRVIMDERTPWEERSAAVRLSDKIGKYKRNKLWRKRKRKRIAEMRSKERELFEQADQEADEWRAREIANDIAKRKVEKMKEVANIKAREERKRLELELEQVLIVEKLQELRSIRIQKLKKQGHFLPEEDDKFLERVQAAVEEEERQAIAAADTDAARDAIATAEESRKPLQSHGPDSKVLSSDKGGSKESIDPIYETENYKGPTTVTASDGGKQGSEGQGFSGAYESVANLPLEFYHYYHGSNTDMGTLIEVRRAWDTYIRPGGSRIPGHWVQPSPPADEIWASYLVRLK